In Salinisphaera sp. LB1, one genomic interval encodes:
- a CDS encoding DeoR/GlpR family DNA-binding transcription regulator, with the protein MNALDRRQRILEWLRLKRRVTVAWLAEQTGASLETIRRDLAGLASEGLVEKFHGGAAIPDNPAYENAFATRMYEQVDAKTAVAETAAALFAAGDSLFVDTGTTTLLFARALAGQRGLTVITNCVRIAQALGESENRVFLIGGEYEPDAQEAVGTFAQDQIARFNAAHVVITAGALDAGGVMDFSLAEADVARAMIAQADTVTVLADASKLGRRALFKVIPLARIDRLVVDAEPDAELRDVLDEAGVALYIAGTV; encoded by the coding sequence ATGAACGCTCTCGATCGACGCCAGCGCATACTCGAATGGCTGCGCCTGAAGCGCCGGGTCACCGTGGCCTGGCTGGCGGAGCAGACCGGCGCGTCACTGGAGACGATCCGGCGCGATCTCGCGGGGCTCGCCAGCGAAGGCCTGGTCGAGAAATTCCACGGCGGTGCCGCCATACCGGACAACCCGGCCTACGAGAACGCGTTCGCGACCCGGATGTACGAACAGGTCGATGCGAAGACGGCGGTGGCCGAGACCGCCGCGGCGCTGTTCGCGGCCGGTGACAGCCTGTTCGTCGATACCGGCACCACCACGCTGCTGTTCGCGCGTGCTCTGGCCGGCCAGCGCGGACTGACCGTCATCACCAACTGCGTGCGGATCGCCCAGGCGCTGGGCGAGTCGGAGAATCGGGTGTTCCTCATTGGCGGCGAATACGAGCCGGACGCCCAGGAGGCGGTCGGTACCTTTGCTCAGGATCAGATCGCCCGGTTCAATGCGGCGCACGTGGTGATCACGGCCGGAGCGCTGGATGCGGGCGGCGTGATGGATTTCTCGCTCGCCGAAGCTGACGTGGCGCGCGCGATGATCGCCCAGGCCGATACCGTCACCGTGCTGGCCGATGCCAGCAAGCTGGGCCGGCGGGCGTTGTTCAAGGTGATCCCCTTGGCACGCATCGACCGGCTTGTGGTCGATGCCGAGCCCGACGCCGAGCTGCGCGATGTGCTCGATGAAGCCGGCGTGGCGCTCTACATCGCTGGCACGGTGTAG
- a CDS encoding lysophospholipid acyltransferase family protein, translated as MSESRHHQQKTGRTPLSWRQRLRVALAAPLLRLLARALLATCRSAGVQGVHHLDALIENQRAALLCCWHQRLPYCAGWLLAARSRGLAPGFLVSPSRDGELVAAVVGGLGATVLRGSANRTGARAFRDMYATLKSGVSPVIAADGPHGPACRAKPGTAMLAQMTRAPMLPVSFAADRYWQLGSWDRMIIPKPFARVVMIIGEPLACKRGDTPDAAATELGERLDALTAEADARCASR; from the coding sequence ATGAGTGAATCACGCCACCACCAGCAGAAAACCGGCCGCACGCCGTTGTCGTGGCGCCAGCGCCTGCGGGTCGCGCTTGCGGCGCCGCTGCTGCGGCTGCTCGCACGGGCCCTGCTGGCCACCTGTCGCAGCGCCGGTGTGCAGGGCGTGCATCACCTGGACGCGCTGATCGAAAACCAGCGCGCGGCCTTGTTGTGCTGCTGGCATCAGCGGCTGCCGTATTGTGCCGGCTGGCTTCTGGCCGCGCGATCACGCGGTCTGGCGCCGGGTTTTCTGGTCTCGCCCTCGCGCGACGGCGAACTGGTCGCTGCCGTGGTTGGCGGCCTGGGCGCGACCGTCCTGCGGGGGTCGGCGAACCGGACCGGAGCGCGCGCGTTCCGCGACATGTATGCCACCCTCAAGTCGGGCGTATCGCCGGTCATCGCCGCCGATGGCCCGCATGGGCCGGCGTGCCGGGCCAAGCCCGGAACCGCAATGCTGGCACAGATGACGCGGGCGCCGATGCTGCCGGTGAGCTTTGCCGCCGATCGCTACTGGCAGCTCGGCTCGTGGGACCGGATGATCATCCCCAAGCCCTTCGCGCGAGTGGTCATGATCATCGGCGAGCCGCTGGCCTGCAAGCGCGGCGACACGCCGGACGCCGCCGCCACCGAGCTGGGCGAGCGCCTTGATGCGCTCACCGCCGAGGCGGACGCACGGTGTGCGTCGCGCTGA
- a CDS encoding nicotinate phosphoribosyltransferase, with translation MSAIEKLYGRAPALLTDLYQLTMAYAHWFNGTGQREAVYHLFYRQAPFDNGFALACGIETAIDYICALRFTEEDIAYLGTLKDNAGEPLFDDGFLDYLRDFRFTGRVDAVPEGTAVFPHQPMLRVTGPILQAQLLETALLNLMNFPTLVATKAARIAHAAEGDSVLDFGLRKAQGIDGGVSAARAAYIGGCAGTSNVLAGQLFGIPVSGTHAHGWVMAFDHEIDAFDAYARALPNNCVFLVDTYNSLEGIENAIRAGNKLREHGYEMAGIRLDSGDLAHLAKRARRRLDAAGFPDARIAASSSLDERAIADLKSRGAPIALWGIGTRLTTAQPDAALDGVYKLAAIREDSGRWSYRMKMSDTPGKLTRPGVQQVRRFTDADGKPIADLLYDEASWSTAWAGGVAEYEHRFDADAPHIELLQPVIEGGTRVDTSPELGAIREYAKAQFAYFAERPNYLALIDHYLDESTDALRDWLAQRHNDGRQSEGSS, from the coding sequence ATGTCCGCAATCGAGAAACTCTACGGCCGCGCGCCCGCGCTGCTGACCGATCTCTACCAGCTGACCATGGCCTATGCGCACTGGTTCAACGGCACCGGTCAGCGCGAGGCGGTCTATCATCTGTTCTATCGCCAGGCGCCGTTCGACAACGGCTTCGCGCTGGCCTGCGGTATTGAAACCGCCATCGATTACATCTGTGCCCTGCGCTTCACTGAGGAGGATATCGCCTACCTCGGCACGCTCAAGGACAACGCCGGCGAACCCTTGTTCGATGACGGCTTCCTCGATTATCTGCGGGATTTCCGTTTCACCGGCCGGGTGGATGCCGTCCCCGAAGGCACGGCGGTGTTCCCGCATCAACCGATGCTGCGCGTGACCGGGCCGATTCTCCAGGCCCAGCTGCTCGAGACGGCGCTGCTCAATCTGATGAATTTCCCCACCCTGGTCGCCACCAAGGCCGCGCGCATCGCCCACGCCGCCGAAGGCGACAGCGTGCTGGACTTCGGTCTGCGCAAGGCCCAGGGCATCGACGGCGGCGTCTCGGCCGCGCGGGCGGCCTACATCGGCGGCTGCGCCGGCACCTCCAACGTACTCGCCGGGCAGCTGTTCGGCATTCCGGTATCGGGCACCCACGCGCATGGCTGGGTGATGGCCTTCGATCACGAAATCGATGCCTTCGATGCCTATGCGCGCGCCCTGCCCAACAACTGCGTATTTCTGGTCGATACCTACAACTCGCTGGAAGGCATCGAAAACGCCATCCGCGCGGGCAATAAACTGCGCGAACACGGCTACGAAATGGCCGGCATCCGCCTGGATTCAGGCGATCTGGCGCACCTGGCCAAGCGCGCCCGGCGCCGGCTGGATGCCGCCGGCTTTCCCGATGCCCGGATCGCGGCCAGCTCGAGCCTGGACGAACGCGCGATCGCCGACCTGAAGTCGCGCGGCGCACCGATCGCGCTGTGGGGCATCGGCACCCGCCTGACCACCGCCCAACCGGACGCCGCACTCGACGGTGTGTACAAGCTTGCCGCCATCCGCGAGGATTCCGGGCGCTGGTCATATCGCATGAAGATGAGCGACACCCCGGGCAAGCTGACGCGCCCCGGCGTGCAGCAGGTGCGTCGTTTCACCGACGCCGACGGCAAACCGATCGCCGACCTGCTCTACGACGAGGCGTCGTGGTCGACCGCCTGGGCCGGTGGCGTAGCAGAATACGAGCACCGCTTCGACGCCGACGCGCCGCATATCGAATTGCTGCAGCCGGTCATCGAGGGCGGCACCCGGGTGGACACCTCGCCCGAGCTGGGCGCGATCCGCGAATACGCCAAGGCCCAGTTCGCCTACTTCGCCGAGCGGCCGAATTACCTGGCGCTGATCGATCATTATCTGGACGAGTCGACCGACGCCCTGCGCGATTGGCTCGCCCAGCGTCATAATGACGGGCGACAATCGGAGGGTTCGTCATGA
- the pncA gene encoding bifunctional nicotinamidase/pyrazinamidase — MTDTLLLVDIQNDFLPGGALAVADGDAVVPVANRLMPRFSTVVASQDWHPADHLSFAEQHAGFKPFQVTEVDGLEQILWPAHCVQGSPGASFASALNVAHIDHVVRKGENRRIDSYSAFYDNDHRQQTDLADVLRRLGTDRLFVMGLAADVCVKFTVMDALAEGFPVTLIVDGTRGVDMHEGDTQAAIQAMRAAGAECVDSAVLGAHG, encoded by the coding sequence ATGACCGATACGTTATTGCTGGTCGATATCCAGAACGATTTCCTGCCGGGCGGGGCGCTCGCCGTAGCCGACGGCGATGCCGTGGTGCCGGTCGCCAACCGCCTGATGCCGCGGTTCTCCACAGTGGTGGCCAGCCAGGACTGGCATCCGGCGGATCATCTGTCGTTCGCCGAACAGCACGCCGGCTTCAAACCGTTCCAGGTCACCGAAGTCGACGGCCTGGAACAGATTCTCTGGCCTGCACATTGCGTGCAGGGCAGCCCCGGCGCGAGTTTCGCCTCGGCGCTGAACGTCGCACACATCGACCATGTCGTGCGCAAGGGCGAAAACCGCCGCATCGACAGCTATTCGGCCTTTTACGACAACGATCACCGGCAGCAAACCGATCTGGCGGACGTATTGCGCCGTCTGGGCACGGATCGATTGTTCGTGATGGGTCTGGCGGCCGATGTCTGCGTGAAGTTCACGGTAATGGACGCACTGGCCGAGGGTTTTCCGGTGACGCTGATCGTCGACGGCACGCGCGGCGTGGACATGCACGAAGGCGACACACAAGCGGCTATCCAGGCCATGCGCGCGGCCGGTGCCGAATGCGTGGACAGCGCCGTCCTGGGGGCGCACGGTTAG
- the thiC gene encoding phosphomethylpyrimidine synthase ThiC yields the protein MSAVPKDLAVSARLADEMRVPFPNSNKIHVTGSRPDIRVPMREVAQSNTPATFGVEKNPPITIYDCSGPYTDPSAEIDLRRGLPALRATWIEERGDTEVLPGLSSEFGRDRAADAATGHLRFPDVRAPRRARAGVNVSQMHYARRGIVTPEMEFVAIRENARIDEIRDSRLLRRHAGEGFGANLPDHVTPEFVRDEIAAGRAIIPNNINHPESEPMIIGRNFRVKINANMGTSAVTSSIAEEVEKMVWATRWGGDTIMDLSTGKHIHETREWIIRNAPVPVGTVPIYQALEKVDGKAEDLTWEMFRDTLIEQAEQGVDYFTIHAGVRLAYVPMTANRVTGIVSRGGSIMAKWCLAHHTESFLYTHFEDICAIMKAYDVAFSLGDGLRPGAIADANDEAQMAELRTLGELTQIAWAHDVQVMIEGPGHVPMQRIKENMDAELADCHQAPFYTLGPLTTDIGPGYDHITSAIGAAQIGWYGTAMLCYVTPKEHLGLPDKDDVREGIVTYKIAAHAADLAKGHPGAQIRDNALSKARFEFRWEDQFNLGLDPLKAREFHDETLPKDSAKVAHFCSMCGPKFCSMRISQEVREFAAERGIATPEDALEAGLEEKAEQFKAGGHALYQ from the coding sequence ATGAGTGCTGTACCCAAGGATCTGGCCGTGTCCGCGCGTCTCGCCGACGAGATGCGGGTACCGTTTCCCAATTCGAACAAGATTCATGTCACCGGCAGCCGGCCCGATATCCGCGTGCCGATGCGCGAGGTGGCGCAATCGAACACGCCGGCCACCTTCGGCGTGGAGAAGAACCCGCCGATCACGATCTACGACTGCTCTGGCCCGTATACCGACCCGAGTGCCGAGATCGACCTGCGGCGCGGCCTGCCGGCGCTGCGGGCCACCTGGATCGAGGAACGCGGCGACACCGAGGTATTGCCCGGCCTGTCGTCCGAGTTCGGCCGGGATCGCGCGGCCGATGCCGCCACCGGCCATCTGCGTTTTCCCGATGTGCGGGCCCCGCGCCGCGCCAGGGCCGGCGTCAACGTCAGCCAGATGCATTATGCGCGGCGCGGCATCGTCACGCCCGAGATGGAATTCGTCGCCATTCGCGAGAACGCGCGCATCGACGAAATTCGCGACTCCCGGCTGCTGCGCCGGCACGCGGGCGAAGGCTTCGGCGCGAACCTGCCGGATCATGTCACCCCCGAGTTCGTCAGAGACGAGATCGCGGCCGGGCGCGCCATCATCCCCAACAACATCAATCACCCGGAATCCGAGCCGATGATCATCGGCCGCAACTTCCGGGTGAAGATCAACGCCAACATGGGCACCTCGGCGGTGACCAGCTCGATCGCCGAGGAAGTGGAGAAAATGGTCTGGGCCACCCGCTGGGGCGGCGACACCATCATGGACCTGTCCACCGGCAAGCACATCCACGAAACCCGGGAGTGGATCATCCGCAACGCGCCGGTGCCGGTCGGTACGGTGCCGATCTACCAGGCGCTGGAGAAGGTCGACGGCAAGGCCGAGGACCTGACCTGGGAGATGTTCCGCGACACGCTCATCGAACAGGCCGAGCAGGGTGTGGACTATTTCACCATCCATGCCGGCGTGCGCCTGGCCTATGTGCCGATGACCGCCAACCGCGTCACCGGCATCGTCTCCCGCGGCGGCTCGATCATGGCCAAGTGGTGCCTGGCGCATCACACCGAGAGCTTTCTGTACACGCATTTCGAAGATATCTGCGCGATCATGAAGGCCTACGATGTGGCGTTCTCGCTAGGCGACGGCCTGCGGCCCGGCGCGATCGCCGATGCCAACGACGAAGCCCAGATGGCCGAACTGCGCACGCTCGGCGAGCTGACCCAGATCGCCTGGGCCCACGACGTCCAGGTGATGATCGAAGGCCCCGGCCATGTGCCGATGCAACGCATCAAGGAAAACATGGACGCCGAGCTGGCCGACTGCCACCAGGCGCCGTTCTATACCCTGGGCCCGCTGACCACCGACATCGGCCCCGGCTATGACCACATCACCTCCGCCATCGGCGCGGCCCAGATCGGCTGGTACGGCACCGCCATGCTCTGCTACGTCACGCCCAAGGAACATCTCGGCCTGCCGGACAAGGACGACGTCCGCGAAGGCATCGTCACCTACAAGATCGCGGCGCACGCGGCCGATCTGGCCAAGGGCCACCCGGGTGCCCAGATTCGTGACAACGCCCTGTCCAAGGCCCGCTTCGAGTTTCGCTGGGAGGACCAGTTCAACCTCGGGCTGGACCCGTTGAAGGCGCGCGAATTCCACGACGAAACCCTGCCCAAGGACTCGGCCAAGGTGGCCCACTTCTGTTCCATGTGCGGGCCCAAGTTCTGCTCGATGCGGATTTCCCAGGAAGTGCGCGAATTCGCCGCCGAGCGCGGCATCGCCACACCCGAGGATGCGCTGGAGGCCGGTCTCGAGGAAAAAGCCGAGCAGTTCAAGGCCGGCGGTCACGCGCTGTACCAATAA
- a CDS encoding histone deacetylase family protein, whose amino-acid sequence MATAYFSRHDLCRAHDMGRGHPEAPDRLPAIDQGLEVVGIADALDRRAAPEASLEAIKRVHDEFYVDELLASAPTTGQVPIDGDTALTPHTLPAARHAAGAGIAAVDAVLAGEAANAFCAVRPPGHHAEYARAMGFCFFNNVAIAAAHALAVGGLERVAILDFDVHHGNGTEDVFRHEPRVLFCSSYQNPLFPFTADQSIPGQLIKTPLRAGVGGSVFRRAIERDWLPALDEARPQLILVSAGFDAHRSDPLADLQLEAEDFEWVTQRITEVADLYCDSRVVSLLEGGYALDALAASAAIHIKALLRAGER is encoded by the coding sequence ATGGCCACGGCTTATTTCTCGCGCCATGACCTCTGCCGCGCCCACGATATGGGACGTGGCCACCCGGAAGCGCCGGACCGGCTGCCCGCGATCGACCAGGGGCTGGAGGTGGTCGGCATTGCCGACGCGCTCGACCGGCGCGCTGCACCCGAGGCCTCGCTCGAGGCCATCAAGCGCGTGCACGACGAATTTTATGTCGACGAGCTGCTCGCCAGCGCGCCGACGACCGGGCAAGTGCCGATCGACGGCGACACCGCGCTGACACCGCACACCCTGCCCGCGGCGCGCCATGCCGCCGGTGCCGGGATCGCAGCGGTGGATGCCGTACTCGCCGGCGAGGCCGCCAACGCCTTCTGCGCCGTGCGCCCGCCCGGGCATCATGCCGAATACGCCAGAGCGATGGGGTTTTGCTTCTTCAATAACGTGGCGATCGCGGCCGCGCACGCGCTGGCCGTCGGTGGCCTGGAACGTGTCGCCATCCTCGATTTCGACGTACATCACGGCAACGGCACGGAAGATGTCTTTCGCCATGAGCCGCGGGTATTGTTCTGCTCGAGCTACCAGAACCCGTTGTTTCCATTCACAGCGGACCAGAGCATCCCCGGCCAGCTGATCAAGACACCGTTGCGTGCGGGTGTCGGCGGCTCGGTATTCCGGCGTGCCATCGAGCGCGACTGGCTGCCCGCACTCGATGAGGCCAGACCACAGCTGATTCTGGTGTCGGCCGGCTTCGACGCCCATCGCTCCGACCCGCTGGCCGACCTGCAGCTCGAGGCCGAGGATTTCGAGTGGGTCACCCAGCGCATCACCGAAGTGGCCGATCTTTATTGCGACAGCCGCGTCGTAAGCCTGCTCGAAGGGGGTTACGCCCTCGATGCGCTGGCGGCAAGCGCCGCCATCCACATCAAGGCCCTGCTGCGGGCCGGCGAGCGCTGA
- a CDS encoding LysE family translocator has product MTISMLSVFVPTFFLVSLTPGLCMTLSLSLGMTVGVRRTAWMWIGELAGVATVAVASVIGVATVLMRYPAVFTVFKWVGGAYLVWLGIQMWRSRGNLAIPEIENDEAAPPRAQLAAQGLVTAIANPKGWAFFIALLPPFLDFQQALAPQLVLMLSMILAMELTCLVLYASGGSAARAMLAKRSNVRLLNRIAGTLIAAVGVWLALS; this is encoded by the coding sequence ATGACGATCTCGATGCTGTCGGTATTCGTGCCGACGTTCTTTCTCGTATCGCTCACGCCAGGGCTGTGCATGACGTTGTCGCTGAGCCTCGGCATGACGGTCGGGGTTCGCCGCACGGCCTGGATGTGGATCGGCGAACTGGCGGGCGTGGCCACGGTCGCGGTCGCTTCGGTGATCGGCGTGGCCACCGTCCTGATGCGTTACCCGGCCGTGTTCACCGTCTTCAAGTGGGTCGGCGGCGCGTATCTGGTCTGGCTCGGTATCCAGATGTGGCGTTCGCGCGGCAATCTGGCGATTCCCGAGATCGAGAATGACGAGGCCGCCCCGCCCCGAGCGCAGCTCGCGGCCCAGGGGCTGGTTACCGCCATCGCCAACCCGAAGGGCTGGGCGTTCTTCATCGCCCTGCTGCCGCCGTTTCTCGACTTCCAGCAGGCCCTCGCCCCGCAACTGGTGCTAATGCTGTCGATGATTCTGGCGATGGAACTGACCTGTCTCGTCCTCTATGCCAGCGGCGGTTCCGCCGCGCGCGCCATGCTCGCCAAACGCTCCAACGTCCGCCTCCTGAACCGCATCGCCGGCACCCTGATCGCCGCCGTCGGCGTCTGGCTGGCACTGAGCTGA